Proteins encoded together in one Acetobacteroides hydrogenigenes window:
- a CDS encoding DUF6261 family protein yields the protein MDELAMAKLGVADVGAVATVIKEEVVASTLTEAKESAAYQEVVNEQLSYDDAMARVRKSDNTLSKNEADKRRDDAYVGTRKAIDSLTYSPVEEVSKKATKLYSIMDMYGASVERLPDSKESEYLKIIINRLKEPENYQMATEIGVKVFVDNLDKCENDFRSDWGEMESDKEEFRNSLSATKSRRKLEDAINAFYGYLAYNAKYNANKEQFAQLQRAIYSRYLSIRQKYNERKKKDDPTKTEGGAQK from the coding sequence ATGGACGAATTAGCAATGGCCAAGCTCGGTGTAGCCGATGTAGGTGCAGTTGCAACGGTTATCAAGGAGGAGGTTGTGGCTTCGACCCTCACGGAGGCGAAGGAGTCGGCAGCCTACCAGGAGGTGGTAAACGAGCAGCTGAGCTACGACGACGCTATGGCTCGCGTGCGTAAAAGCGACAATACGTTGTCGAAGAACGAGGCCGATAAGCGTCGCGACGATGCCTATGTGGGAACTCGTAAGGCTATCGATTCGCTAACCTACTCGCCTGTTGAGGAGGTAAGCAAAAAGGCTACCAAACTCTACAGCATTATGGACATGTACGGTGCAAGTGTCGAAAGGCTGCCCGACTCTAAGGAGAGCGAGTACCTTAAGATCATCATCAACCGCCTGAAGGAGCCCGAAAACTACCAGATGGCCACCGAGATCGGCGTAAAGGTGTTCGTTGATAATCTGGACAAGTGCGAGAATGATTTCCGTTCGGATTGGGGCGAGATGGAGAGCGATAAGGAGGAGTTTAGGAACAGCCTATCGGCCACCAAGAGCCGTAGGAAGCTGGAGGATGCCATCAACGCGTTCTACGGCTACCTGGCCTACAACGCCAAGTACAACGCCAACAAGGAGCAGTTTGCCCAGCTGCAGCGCGCCATCTACAGCCGCTACCTGAGCATCCGGCAGAAGTACAACGAGCGGAAGAAGAAGGATGACCCTACCAAGACCGAAGGAGGCGCGCAGAAGTAG
- a CDS encoding outer membrane beta-barrel protein: MKKFFLVVAVVLVAAIAGNAQDKKWNVGVGGGLSIPTGDASDFVKTGFNGFVLGTYNFTPKFAAGVEMNYTILPGKSIGGYDISDSEVAAFLAKGIYTFTEEGFRPYVSGALGLYSHKDGDTKAGIAAEAGVKYNQFGLGAAYHMAGEENDFTFSYIQLNFTYTFSF, translated from the coding sequence ATGAAAAAATTCTTTTTAGTAGTAGCTGTGGTATTGGTTGCAGCTATAGCAGGTAATGCTCAGGACAAAAAGTGGAACGTAGGAGTAGGTGGAGGCTTATCTATACCTACCGGTGATGCTTCAGATTTTGTTAAGACAGGATTTAATGGTTTCGTACTTGGAACCTACAATTTTACTCCAAAGTTTGCTGCAGGTGTAGAGATGAACTATACCATTCTTCCAGGTAAAAGCATTGGTGGTTATGATATTTCCGACTCCGAAGTTGCCGCATTCCTAGCAAAAGGTATTTACACCTTTACAGAAGAAGGATTCCGTCCCTATGTTAGCGGTGCACTTGGACTTTATTCTCATAAGGATGGTGACACTAAGGCTGGTATTGCTGCAGAGGCAGGCGTTAAGTACAACCAATTTGGACTTGGTGCTGCATACCATATGGCTGGAGAAGAGAATGACTTTACCTTCTCATACATTCAGCTAAACTTCACCTACACCTTTAGCTTCTAG
- a CDS encoding beta/alpha barrel domain-containing protein yields the protein MEERKKDHISLALQAQLPTSHNDSRFYYEPMLAAHPVGMSSPTQLLGKELAIPFWVSSMTGGTSAARTINQNLARVCGEFGMGMGLGSCRILLDSPKHYNDFDVRDLLGSHLPFYANIGICQLEDLLDGNEVDRLTEIVKRLRTDGLIVHVNPLQEWFQAEGDRIKRPPIETITQLLEVVDYPIIVKEVGQGMGYQSLSALLKLPIAAVELAAFGGTNFSKMEMLRANTPEAEAFSGLAAVGHSAIEMVEMVNDIVLNEPIRCNQLIISGGVENFLDGYYLLSKSSLPAVVGMASAFLKYAQDYELLKRFVVAQVKGFRMAQSFLRVKE from the coding sequence ATGGAAGAACGCAAGAAAGATCATATCTCGTTGGCATTGCAAGCGCAGCTGCCTACTTCTCATAACGATTCCAGGTTTTACTACGAGCCAATGCTTGCGGCTCATCCTGTTGGGATGAGTAGCCCCACTCAGCTTTTAGGAAAAGAGCTTGCCATTCCATTTTGGGTGTCGAGTATGACAGGGGGCACCTCTGCGGCCAGAACCATTAATCAAAACCTCGCTCGCGTTTGTGGCGAGTTCGGAATGGGAATGGGGCTTGGTTCCTGCCGTATTCTGCTGGATAGCCCAAAGCATTACAACGACTTTGATGTGCGCGATCTGCTGGGGAGCCATCTTCCATTTTACGCCAATATTGGAATATGCCAGCTGGAGGATCTTCTCGATGGCAATGAGGTTGATCGGCTTACAGAGATTGTTAAGCGCCTCAGAACCGATGGGCTGATTGTTCACGTTAATCCTCTTCAGGAGTGGTTTCAGGCCGAAGGCGATAGGATTAAGCGCCCGCCAATCGAAACCATTACCCAACTTCTGGAGGTGGTTGATTACCCTATTATCGTGAAGGAGGTAGGACAGGGGATGGGCTACCAAAGCCTTAGCGCGCTGCTTAAGCTGCCGATTGCCGCGGTAGAGCTTGCGGCTTTTGGTGGGACCAACTTTTCGAAGATGGAGATGCTGCGGGCCAACACTCCCGAGGCCGAGGCCTTTTCGGGATTAGCGGCCGTTGGACACTCGGCCATCGAAATGGTGGAGATGGTGAACGATATCGTGCTAAACGAACCCATACGCTGCAACCAGCTTATCATTTCGGGCGGTGTCGAGAATTTTCTCGATGGCTACTACCTGCTTTCGAAGTCGTCGTTGCCTGCTGTGGTGGGCATGGCTTCGGCATTCCTAAAGTATGCGCAGGACTACGAGCTGCTTAAGCGCTTTGTCGTTGCTCAGGTAAAAGGTTTTAGGATGGCGCAGTCTTTCCTAAGGGTAAAGGAGTAG
- a CDS encoding outer membrane beta-barrel protein, translating to MKTLALIVAILMFCVAGNAQNRMLGFGFGGGIAIPTDDAADYSKIGFDGFVNGMLSFSSSFNAGVILGYASFPSKMVDTLNLPNTVVRAFLLRGAYTFTSEQRIHPYIAAFGGLYHTKINKCLTVTGNEVVSVNITDSSYGYGVEAGVRRGHLSVGVAYHVVGFDFKYVLVNVGYSLFFKIR from the coding sequence ATGAAAACGCTTGCTTTAATCGTAGCTATTCTGATGTTTTGTGTAGCAGGTAATGCACAAAATAGGATGTTGGGCTTCGGGTTTGGTGGTGGGATTGCCATTCCTACCGACGATGCTGCCGATTATAGCAAGATAGGTTTTGATGGCTTTGTAAATGGGATGTTAAGCTTCTCCTCTAGTTTTAATGCCGGAGTTATTTTGGGCTACGCTTCCTTTCCTTCAAAGATGGTAGATACGCTGAATCTGCCAAATACTGTAGTAAGGGCATTTCTTTTGAGAGGAGCCTATACGTTTACTTCCGAACAGCGTATTCATCCATATATTGCAGCATTTGGTGGGCTATACCATACTAAAATAAACAAGTGCCTTACTGTTACAGGGAACGAGGTGGTATCGGTAAATATTACAGATAGCAGCTACGGGTATGGCGTAGAAGCCGGTGTGCGGCGAGGTCATCTTTCTGTTGGGGTTGCATACCATGTTGTTGGATTCGATTTTAAGTACGTACTTGTTAATGTAGGGTACAGCCTCTTTTTTAAAATACGGTAG
- the mnmE gene encoding tRNA uridine-5-carboxymethylaminomethyl(34) synthesis GTPase MnmE, with product MRDSSTIVAVATPAGQGAIAVIRLSGPDAIAIADKLFHSPSGKKLADQKANTIHFGKLENEEGEIDEVLVSIFRAPHSFTGEDSVEISCHGSVYIQQRVVEATLRAGAMLAQPGEFTQRAFLNGKFDLSQAEAVADLISSTNRASHRLAMNQMRGGFSKEIEHLREQLLTFTSLIELELDFSEEDVEFADRSNLRTLITTIISHIDKLAKTFSLGNAVKNGIPVAIVGNPNVGKSTLLNAMLNEDKAIVSEIAGTTRDVIEDTFTIKGISFRFIDTAGIRHTQDTIESLGIERTYKKIAQASIVLLLVDPTESEESIEHSVTNVFKRISDDQHLIVVLNKIDGATPALIDPLRARLKAKYDDRIDIVAISAKQRTNLEEVNRLLVEKAGLEQMSESSVIVTNMRHYEALVNTQEALERALEGLDSGISGDFLSQDIREAIFYLGQITGTISTDDILGTIFSKFCIGK from the coding sequence ATGAGAGATAGCTCCACCATAGTAGCCGTTGCCACACCTGCCGGACAGGGTGCCATAGCGGTAATCCGTCTTAGCGGCCCCGATGCCATTGCCATTGCCGATAAGCTGTTCCATTCGCCATCGGGCAAGAAGCTGGCCGATCAGAAGGCCAACACCATCCACTTCGGGAAACTGGAAAACGAGGAAGGGGAAATCGACGAGGTGCTAGTATCCATCTTTAGGGCGCCGCACTCGTTTACGGGCGAGGATTCCGTAGAGATCTCGTGCCACGGCTCGGTGTACATCCAGCAGCGCGTAGTTGAGGCTACGCTAAGGGCTGGCGCTATGCTTGCCCAACCGGGAGAGTTCACCCAAAGGGCCTTCCTCAACGGTAAGTTCGACCTGTCGCAGGCCGAGGCAGTGGCCGACCTTATCTCATCAACCAATAGGGCAAGCCATCGGCTGGCGATGAACCAAATGCGCGGCGGTTTCTCGAAGGAGATCGAGCATCTACGCGAGCAGCTGCTCACCTTCACCAGCCTTATCGAGCTGGAGCTCGACTTCAGCGAGGAGGACGTGGAGTTTGCCGACCGCTCGAACCTGCGCACCCTTATCACCACCATCATCAGCCATATCGACAAGCTGGCAAAGACCTTCAGCCTTGGGAATGCGGTGAAGAACGGGATCCCCGTTGCCATCGTAGGAAACCCCAACGTGGGCAAATCGACCCTGCTAAATGCCATGCTCAACGAGGATAAGGCCATCGTTTCGGAGATTGCCGGCACCACCCGCGATGTGATTGAGGACACCTTTACCATTAAGGGCATCTCGTTCCGCTTTATCGACACTGCAGGTATTCGCCACACTCAAGACACCATCGAGAGCCTCGGTATCGAGCGTACCTACAAGAAGATCGCGCAGGCATCCATCGTGCTGCTGCTGGTAGACCCTACGGAGTCGGAAGAGAGCATCGAGCATTCGGTGACCAACGTGTTTAAGCGCATCAGCGACGACCAGCACCTTATCGTAGTGCTCAACAAGATTGATGGCGCTACCCCTGCCCTTATCGATCCGCTTAGGGCTAGGCTTAAGGCAAAGTACGACGACAGGATAGATATCGTTGCCATATCGGCCAAGCAACGCACCAACCTCGAAGAGGTGAACCGCCTGCTGGTGGAGAAGGCCGGGCTGGAGCAGATGTCGGAATCGAGCGTTATTGTTACCAACATGCGCCACTACGAGGCGCTGGTTAACACCCAGGAGGCGCTGGAGCGCGCTCTCGAAGGTTTGGACTCAGGTATCTCGGGCGACTTCCTATCGCAGGATATCCGCGAGGCAATATTCTACCTAGGGCAGATTACCGGAACCATCTCCACCGACGATATTCTAGGAACCATCTTTAGCAAGTTCTGCATCGGAAAGTAG
- a CDS encoding aldo/keto reductase translates to MSYLPNPERYSTMRYRRSGNSGLALPELSLGLWHNFGETDSFAVARDMIRFAFDAGITHFDLANNYGPPLGSAEETFGRILSKDFMGLRHEMVISSKAGHLMWPGPYGDGGSRKYLIESCNESLKRMGLEYVDIFYTHRYDPNTPLEETASALETIYKQGKALYIGISKYPAFAADVVLNYLKEAGVPVIIHQLKYSMLVREPEKEILGYNKEHGLGTITFSPLAQGLLTDKYISGIPQDSRAAKAEGFLKVEEVAPKMNEVMALREIAIKREQTIAQMAISWQLHDDRVTSVLIGASRVQQIAENLKALENTSFSQEEIDAINRITLE, encoded by the coding sequence ATGAGCTACTTACCCAATCCTGAACGCTACAGCACTATGCGTTACCGCCGTTCGGGCAATAGCGGACTAGCGCTTCCAGAGCTATCGCTTGGCCTGTGGCATAACTTTGGCGAAACCGATAGCTTTGCCGTTGCCCGCGACATGATCCGATTTGCATTCGATGCAGGCATCACCCACTTCGATCTGGCCAACAACTACGGTCCACCTCTTGGCTCTGCCGAGGAAACATTTGGCCGTATTCTTAGCAAAGATTTCATGGGGTTACGCCACGAAATGGTAATATCGAGCAAGGCTGGACACCTTATGTGGCCTGGCCCATACGGAGATGGAGGGTCTCGTAAATACCTTATCGAAAGCTGTAACGAGAGCCTTAAACGAATGGGGCTGGAGTATGTCGATATTTTTTATACCCACCGATACGACCCCAACACTCCGCTCGAAGAAACAGCATCGGCTCTAGAAACCATCTACAAGCAAGGGAAGGCCCTCTACATCGGCATTTCGAAGTATCCTGCCTTTGCGGCCGATGTGGTGCTAAACTACCTAAAGGAGGCTGGGGTTCCCGTAATCATCCATCAGCTTAAGTACTCGATGCTGGTTCGCGAACCCGAAAAAGAAATTCTTGGGTATAACAAGGAGCATGGTCTAGGGACGATTACCTTCTCGCCACTTGCTCAAGGCCTACTAACCGATAAGTACATTAGTGGTATTCCTCAAGATTCCAGAGCAGCCAAGGCAGAGGGCTTTCTAAAAGTGGAAGAGGTTGCTCCAAAGATGAACGAGGTGATGGCCCTTCGCGAGATTGCCATAAAACGCGAACAAACTATTGCCCAAATGGCCATCAGCTGGCAGCTGCACGATGATAGGGTAACCTCTGTTCTTATTGGTGCAAGCCGAGTTCAGCAAATTGCCGAAAACCTGAAGGCGTTGGAGAATACCAGTTTCAGCCAAGAAGAAATAGACGCGATTAACAGAATAACGCTAGAGTAA
- a CDS encoding diphosphomevalonate/mevalonate 3,5-bisphosphate decarboxylase family protein gives MNFYLNTLGQLPISLDKPFTVSWTAPANIALVKYWGKHGKQLPCNPSLSFSLRESTTTTRITFAPHKSLKVSFNFQGLENERFRERLEKFFSSLGEVTHFFKNMEISIESANSFPHSDGVASTSSSLASIALCVCSLIYELTEKEMDDSFYRLSSYFARLGSGSASRSVYGRYSIWGHTSILASNDEYAIEYKDYDPIFMELCDAIFVVSDSDKRISSTVGHNLMNVNPYADIRYQNAQKNALKILDAMKKGRLDTFYAIVEQEAMEMHAMMMVANPSFLLFDPNTIAIINRIKAFREQTSLPVGYTIDAGPNVHFLYFERDREKVMPFIEEQRALCHKGIIVFDGLGAGPVKNPVE, from the coding sequence ATGAACTTCTACTTAAATACGCTTGGTCAGCTGCCAATATCGCTCGATAAGCCATTTACGGTTAGCTGGACTGCACCAGCAAACATTGCGCTTGTAAAGTACTGGGGTAAGCATGGTAAGCAACTTCCCTGCAATCCTTCCCTGAGCTTTAGCCTAAGGGAGTCTACTACAACCACCCGAATAACCTTTGCCCCTCATAAATCGTTAAAGGTTTCCTTCAACTTTCAGGGGCTGGAGAACGAGCGTTTTCGCGAGCGCTTGGAAAAGTTCTTCTCTAGTCTTGGCGAGGTTACCCACTTCTTCAAGAACATGGAAATTAGCATCGAAAGTGCTAACTCCTTCCCTCATTCCGACGGGGTAGCCTCCACATCTTCGTCGTTGGCATCGATTGCGCTGTGCGTGTGCAGCCTGATTTACGAGCTTACCGAAAAGGAGATGGACGATAGCTTCTACCGCCTTTCGTCCTACTTTGCCCGATTGGGATCGGGAAGCGCCTCGCGCTCGGTGTACGGCAGGTACAGCATTTGGGGGCATACCAGCATACTGGCTTCCAACGATGAGTATGCCATAGAGTACAAGGACTACGACCCGATATTCATGGAGCTTTGCGATGCCATTTTTGTGGTTTCGGACAGCGATAAGCGCATCAGCAGTACCGTAGGGCACAACCTGATGAACGTAAATCCTTACGCCGATATTCGCTACCAAAACGCTCAGAAAAATGCGCTTAAGATTCTGGATGCGATGAAGAAGGGGCGCTTAGATACGTTCTACGCTATTGTGGAGCAGGAGGCCATGGAGATGCATGCCATGATGATGGTTGCCAATCCTTCGTTCCTGCTTTTCGATCCCAACACAATAGCAATTATCAACCGCATTAAGGCGTTTAGAGAGCAAACCTCGTTGCCCGTAGGCTATACCATAGATGCCGGTCCTAACGTGCACTTCCTCTACTTCGAGAGGGATAGGGAAAAGGTTATGCCGTTTATTGAGGAGCAGCGTGCGCTATGCCATAAGGGAATTATCGTATTCGACGGATTGGGCGCAGGTCCGGTAAAGAATCCGGTTGAGTAA
- a CDS encoding SemiSWEET transporter, which translates to MEYIGYLAAFCTTFAFFPQAIMAIRTKDVKSISLTMYSILCFGISMWLVYGILKADWPLILANLITLLPSLTILYLKVASVVKKK; encoded by the coding sequence ATGGAATATATCGGATATCTCGCGGCATTTTGCACCACCTTCGCATTTTTCCCTCAGGCCATAATGGCCATTCGAACTAAAGATGTAAAGAGCATATCGCTTACCATGTACTCCATTCTTTGCTTTGGAATTTCGATGTGGCTGGTATACGGAATTCTTAAGGCCGATTGGCCGCTGATTCTTGCCAACCTCATAACGCTCCTGCCCTCGCTCACCATCCTTTACCTAAAGGTAGCCTCGGTTGTAAAAAAGAAGTAG
- a CDS encoding sulfatase-like hydrolase/transferase, which produces MRYKLRGFLLAASTILPYTLLADRPSDSVAVRKPNIVVVLASDLGYGDLGVYGQSKIETPYIDRLASQGARFTNFYSGSSSFAPSLCSMLTGKHVGKAAIRGTDEWVERGSVMNYVKVLMDSTLEGQRPMPLGEETIANRVREKGYVTGAVGLWGLGSATTQGSPLLHGFDSFYGYTCLRQAQTYYPKYLWRNDSKVSMDNALVFPNMKLPTNADPYKDESYLSYTLEHYAPDSILMAALRFVEVNKSNPFFLLYSAQLPQAPLQVPQERVRRYRLKFGEEEPYLGLNGGCPNRTPRATYAAMVSYLDDQVGMLVEKLKAEGVYDNTIIIFTSATGAASQSGVDGAFFESAGKHPLGKGRGSGFLFESGIKVPMIAVWPSVIAPNQVVDQIGIGYDVFSTLADVAGVDSVASGDGISLLPVLKGKSQENQHEYLYWENADNLGHIALRMGKWKLLGRNMSYDEPYFELYDLEADPEENNDVSEQNPDVVCRMVDLILNARTSPSISSFKLRYLED; this is translated from the coding sequence ATGCGTTATAAGTTAAGGGGATTTCTTTTAGCAGCCAGCACTATACTCCCTTATACGCTATTGGCCGATAGGCCATCCGACAGCGTTGCTGTAAGGAAACCCAATATTGTAGTAGTTCTTGCCAGCGATCTTGGTTATGGCGATCTAGGAGTATATGGTCAATCGAAGATCGAAACGCCCTATATCGACCGGTTGGCATCTCAAGGGGCTCGTTTTACCAATTTTTACAGCGGATCGTCTTCGTTTGCGCCATCGCTTTGTAGCATGCTTACTGGAAAGCATGTAGGGAAGGCTGCGATTCGTGGAACCGACGAATGGGTAGAGCGTGGCAGCGTAATGAACTACGTTAAGGTTCTCATGGATTCTACCCTAGAAGGTCAGCGTCCTATGCCACTTGGCGAAGAAACGATTGCCAACAGGGTTAGGGAAAAGGGGTATGTCACCGGAGCTGTTGGTCTGTGGGGCTTAGGCTCTGCTACTACCCAAGGCTCTCCTTTGCTCCATGGTTTTGACTCGTTCTATGGCTACACATGCCTTCGCCAGGCGCAAACGTACTATCCAAAGTACCTGTGGCGAAACGATAGTAAGGTATCGATGGATAATGCGCTTGTTTTTCCTAATATGAAGCTTCCTACTAATGCCGATCCTTACAAGGACGAGAGCTATCTGTCGTATACGCTCGAACACTATGCACCAGATTCTATACTGATGGCTGCGCTAAGGTTTGTTGAAGTAAACAAGTCAAATCCGTTTTTCCTGCTTTACTCTGCACAGCTTCCACAAGCTCCGCTACAAGTACCACAAGAGCGTGTAAGACGGTATCGCCTAAAGTTTGGCGAAGAGGAACCGTACCTTGGCTTGAATGGAGGCTGTCCGAACCGAACTCCACGAGCAACATATGCCGCTATGGTATCGTACCTCGACGATCAGGTAGGAATGCTAGTTGAGAAACTAAAGGCCGAAGGGGTGTACGATAATACGATCATCATCTTTACATCGGCAACAGGAGCAGCTTCGCAGTCGGGTGTGGATGGCGCGTTTTTTGAGAGTGCAGGAAAGCACCCGCTAGGTAAGGGGAGAGGTAGTGGGTTCCTTTTCGAATCGGGGATTAAAGTACCTATGATAGCAGTATGGCCATCTGTTATTGCACCTAATCAGGTTGTCGATCAGATTGGGATTGGCTACGATGTTTTTTCAACTCTTGCGGATGTGGCCGGGGTAGATAGCGTGGCATCTGGCGATGGAATTAGCCTGCTGCCGGTACTGAAGGGAAAGTCTCAGGAGAATCAGCATGAGTACCTTTACTGGGAGAATGCCGATAACCTAGGGCATATTGCCCTAAGGATGGGAAAGTGGAAGCTGCTAGGGCGTAACATGAGCTACGACGAACCCTACTTTGAACTATACGATTTGGAGGCCGATCCAGAGGAAAACAACGACGTTTCGGAGCAAAATCCTGATGTTGTTTGTCGGATGGTGGATCTGATTCTTAATGCTCGAACATCGCCCTCAATTTCGAGTTTCAAGCTACGGTATTTGGAGGATTGA
- a CDS encoding porin family protein: MKKVFLVVAIALAAVAANAQVKFGPKVGLNFSTMSSKGGGFSADAKMRTGYQIGMVFQGDIAPNVFVQPSILFSSKGSKYDNGLIEKVVANYIDVPVNFGYRINLGGANLNLLAGPYFAYGVGGKVTSTLDVILGKITVEEDIKWGSDKDKDHFKPFDMGINLGGGVEFNSFQVSLQYGFGLLNINPNSDITNKNGVLSLSAAFLF; this comes from the coding sequence ATGAAGAAAGTTTTTTTGGTAGTAGCAATAGCTCTTGCTGCGGTAGCTGCAAATGCTCAAGTAAAATTTGGTCCTAAGGTAGGTTTGAACTTCTCTACCATGTCATCTAAGGGAGGTGGATTTTCTGCCGATGCAAAAATGCGTACCGGATACCAAATTGGTATGGTTTTTCAGGGAGATATTGCTCCAAATGTATTCGTTCAACCAAGCATCCTTTTTTCGTCTAAGGGATCGAAGTATGATAATGGCCTTATTGAAAAAGTAGTGGCAAACTACATTGATGTACCTGTAAACTTTGGCTACAGAATCAATTTGGGGGGCGCTAACCTTAACCTTTTGGCGGGTCCTTATTTCGCGTATGGTGTTGGAGGGAAAGTTACCTCTACATTGGATGTAATCTTGGGAAAGATTACTGTTGAGGAAGATATTAAATGGGGATCTGATAAGGATAAGGATCATTTTAAGCCATTTGACATGGGGATTAACCTTGGCGGCGGAGTTGAGTTTAACAGCTTTCAGGTGTCGCTTCAGTACGGATTTGGCTTGCTAAACATCAACCCAAATTCTGATATTACAAACAAAAATGGGGTGTTAAGCCTTTCTGCTGCATTCCTTTTCTAG